One window of Desulfovibrio subterraneus genomic DNA carries:
- a CDS encoding CoB--CoM heterodisulfide reductase iron-sulfur subunit B family protein, with protein sequence MSQRIGYYPGCSGSGTSVEYDASTRAVCDRLGLSLQDVPDWSCCGSTPAHTVDHVLSAALSARNLELAAQAGLDTVTTPCPSCLANLRVAGHKMEKEGFRKQVKNLLDTECESLAEVKSTLQVLLEDVGPEAVQAKVVRPLSKLRVVCYYGCIMNRPPEVMQFDDPEHPMAMDTLMEACGAEVLPFPLKVECCGAAAGMPRKDIVTELSGRLLDVAAGMGADAIVTACPLCQMNLDLRQGQVNSARGSKHAIPVFYFTQLMGLAMGLSASEMGIAKLAVNPKPCLEQAGVL encoded by the coding sequence ATGAGCCAGCGCATAGGCTACTATCCCGGTTGTTCCGGTTCCGGAACGTCCGTTGAATACGATGCTTCCACCCGCGCGGTATGTGATCGCCTCGGCCTGAGCCTGCAGGATGTTCCGGACTGGAGCTGCTGCGGTTCCACCCCCGCCCATACCGTGGACCACGTGCTTTCTGCGGCGCTTTCTGCCCGCAACCTTGAGCTGGCCGCACAGGCCGGTCTTGACACCGTTACCACTCCCTGTCCCAGCTGCCTCGCCAACCTGCGCGTTGCCGGACACAAGATGGAGAAGGAAGGCTTCCGCAAGCAGGTGAAGAACCTGCTGGATACCGAGTGCGAATCCCTTGCTGAAGTGAAGTCCACCCTGCAGGTGCTGCTGGAAGACGTGGGCCCCGAAGCCGTGCAGGCCAAGGTTGTGCGTCCGCTCTCCAAGCTGCGCGTTGTCTGCTACTACGGCTGCATCATGAACCGCCCGCCGGAAGTCATGCAGTTTGACGATCCTGAGCACCCCATGGCCATGGATACGCTCATGGAAGCCTGCGGAGCAGAGGTGCTTCCCTTCCCCCTCAAGGTGGAATGCTGCGGCGCTGCCGCAGGCATGCCCCGCAAGGACATTGTGACCGAGCTTTCCGGCAGACTGCTGGATGTTGCCGCAGGCATGGGCGCGGACGCCATTGTCACCGCCTGCCCCCTCTGCCAGATGAACCTTGACCTGCGTCAGGGACAGGTGAACTCGGCGCGTGGCAGCAAGCACGCCATTCCGGTGTTCTATTTCACGCAACTTATGGGACTCGCCATGGGCCTTTCTGCCTCCGAGATGGGCATAGCCAAGCTGGCCGTGAACCCCAAGCCCTGCCTTGAACAGGCAGGCGTGCTCTAG
- a CDS encoding 4Fe-4S dicluster domain-containing protein: MKTISLQKPDSQFIREVRERSGQEPSHCYQCGNCTAGCPYNFAYDIPVSRIMRLLQLGRREEVLQSKSLWLCATCQSCTTRCPNQIDVARVMDVLRHMAREAGYATERNVKAFGDAFLESVEKHGRVYEVGILASYVLKTGRFWTDVELAPAMLPKGKLGLRPHTIQGAEHIARIFRRYRGEPEPAEKNGGEKK; encoded by the coding sequence ATGAAAACAATCTCTCTGCAGAAGCCGGACTCCCAGTTCATACGGGAAGTCAGGGAGCGCAGCGGGCAGGAGCCGAGCCACTGTTATCAGTGCGGCAACTGTACCGCCGGTTGCCCCTACAACTTCGCATATGACATTCCGGTGAGCAGGATCATGCGTCTTCTGCAACTCGGAAGACGTGAGGAAGTACTGCAAAGCAAGTCGTTGTGGCTGTGTGCCACCTGTCAGTCCTGCACCACCCGTTGCCCCAACCAGATCGATGTTGCCCGCGTCATGGACGTGTTGCGCCACATGGCGCGTGAGGCCGGTTACGCCACCGAGCGTAATGTGAAGGCTTTCGGCGATGCGTTTCTGGAGTCCGTGGAAAAGCACGGCCGCGTGTACGAGGTGGGTATTCTTGCCAGCTATGTGCTGAAGACCGGACGGTTCTGGACCGATGTGGAGCTTGCTCCCGCCATGCTGCCCAAGGGCAAGCTCGGTCTGCGGCCCCACACCATTCAGGGGGCGGAGCATATCGCCCGCATCTTCCGTCGTTACCGCGGCGAACCTGAACCCGCTGAGAAAAACGGAGGCGAGAAGAAATGA